The following coding sequences lie in one Calidithermus timidus DSM 17022 genomic window:
- the sufU gene encoding Fe-S cluster assembly sulfur transfer protein SufU — protein MKLLEELYKEILLRHYKHPLNFRALEDASVRMPGVNPSCGDSLELYLRLEDGRIAEAAWQGQGCAISMTSASLMSELIKGKTPLEALELTRKFKAMIVDGAEPAPELGDLKALAGVHKLHARVKCATLAWNTLEEALKE, from the coding sequence ATGAAGCTGCTCGAGGAGCTCTACAAGGAAATCCTGCTGCGCCACTACAAGCACCCCCTCAACTTCCGCGCCCTCGAGGACGCCAGCGTGAGGATGCCCGGCGTCAACCCCTCCTGCGGCGATAGCCTGGAGCTTTACCTGCGCTTAGAGGACGGGCGCATTGCCGAGGCCGCCTGGCAGGGCCAGGGCTGCGCCATCAGCATGACCTCGGCCTCGCTGATGAGCGAACTGATCAAGGGCAAGACCCCGCTGGAAGCGCTCGAGCTCACCCGTAAGTTCAAAGCCATGATCGTGGACGGGGCCGAGCCGGCGCCCGAGCTTGGCGACCTCAAGGCGCTGGCCGGGGTGCACAAGCTGCACGCGCGGGTCAAGTGCGCCACGCTGGCGTGGAACACGCTGGAAGAGGCACTGAAGGAGTAG